A genomic window from Streptomyces sp. MST-110588 includes:
- the cseB gene encoding two-component system response regulator CseB has translation MADTHVLFVEDDDVIREATQLALERDGFVVTAMPDGLAGLEAFRANRPDIALLDVMVPGLDGVSLCRRIRDESTVPVIMLSARADSIDVVLGLEAGADDYVTKPFDGAVLVARIRAVLRRFGHASGPEGSGAAAGEAGGGAGAVLRFGDLEVDTEGMEVRKGGEPVALTPTEMRLLLEFSDAPGTVLSRDRLLERVWDYGWGGDTRVVDVHVQRLRGKIGQDRIETVRGFGYKLRG, from the coding sequence ATGGCCGACACCCATGTCCTCTTCGTCGAGGACGACGACGTCATCCGCGAGGCCACGCAGCTCGCCCTGGAGCGCGACGGCTTCGTGGTCACCGCCATGCCCGACGGGCTGGCGGGCCTGGAGGCGTTCAGGGCGAACCGCCCGGACATCGCGCTGCTGGACGTCATGGTGCCCGGCCTGGACGGCGTCAGTCTGTGCCGCCGGATCCGTGACGAGTCCACCGTTCCGGTGATCATGCTCTCGGCGCGGGCCGACTCCATCGACGTGGTGCTCGGCCTGGAGGCCGGCGCCGACGACTACGTCACCAAGCCGTTCGACGGCGCCGTACTGGTCGCCCGTATCCGCGCGGTGCTGCGGCGCTTCGGGCACGCCAGCGGCCCGGAGGGCTCGGGCGCCGCGGCCGGCGAGGCGGGCGGCGGGGCCGGGGCGGTACTGCGCTTCGGCGATCTGGAGGTCGACACCGAGGGCATGGAGGTGCGCAAGGGCGGCGAGCCCGTCGCGCTGACGCCCACCGAGATGCGGCTGCTGCTGGAGTTCTCCGACGCGCCCGGTACGGTTCTCTCGCGCGACCGGCTGCTGGAGCGGGTGTGGGACTACGGCTGGGGCGGTGACACCCGGGTCGTGGACGTCCACGTCCAGCGGCTGCGCGGCAAGATCGGCCAGGACCGGATCGAGACCGTCCGCGGCTTCGGTTACAAGCTGAGAGGCTGA
- the cseC gene encoding two-component system sensor histidine kinase CseC, whose amino-acid sequence MVRLVLRTGLRWKLSAAIALVGALVAVALSLVVHNAARVSMLDNSRDVQSERLNFTQRVYESTNRLQFGAKIDDPALPKALRAEVGKGKRATYLQDTGHTAPEVWAASPLGNGRVLSIHDHFPDRFAVLDDLDQALVIGSTAVVVGGCALGVLVGGRLSKRLRKAAAAAGKLAEGDTSVRIRDEVGGRVRDETDDLAWAVDAMSDALQQRIEAERRVTADIAHELRTPVTGLLTAAELLPPGRPSELVRDRAQAMRTLVEDVLEVARLDGYAERAELQDVALGEFVTRRVRALNPDVTIDVVRDAEVSTDPRRLERILGNLIANAARHGKPPIEVTVEGRVIRVRDHGTGFPEALLREGPSRFRTGSSDRAGRGHGLGLTIAAGQARVLGARLTFRNADELTDGSTGAVSVLWLPENAPTDTGSFPVLHLPNRP is encoded by the coding sequence GTGGTCAGGCTCGTCCTGCGTACAGGGCTGCGATGGAAACTCAGCGCGGCGATCGCGCTCGTCGGAGCGCTGGTCGCGGTCGCGCTGAGCCTTGTCGTCCACAACGCCGCCCGGGTCTCGATGCTCGACAACAGCCGGGACGTGCAGTCCGAGCGGCTGAACTTCACCCAGCGGGTCTACGAGTCCACCAACCGCCTCCAGTTCGGCGCGAAGATCGATGATCCGGCGCTGCCCAAGGCGCTGCGGGCCGAGGTCGGCAAGGGCAAGCGCGCCACCTACCTCCAGGACACCGGGCACACCGCCCCCGAGGTGTGGGCCGCCTCCCCGCTGGGCAACGGCCGGGTGCTGTCCATCCACGACCACTTCCCGGACCGCTTCGCCGTCCTGGACGACCTGGACCAGGCACTGGTCATCGGCTCGACCGCGGTCGTGGTCGGCGGCTGCGCGCTGGGCGTGCTGGTCGGCGGACGGCTCTCCAAGCGGCTGCGCAAGGCCGCAGCCGCCGCCGGCAAGCTCGCCGAGGGCGACACCTCCGTACGGATCAGGGACGAGGTCGGCGGACGCGTCCGGGACGAGACCGACGACCTGGCCTGGGCGGTGGACGCCATGTCCGACGCGCTCCAGCAGCGCATCGAGGCCGAGCGCCGGGTCACCGCGGACATCGCCCACGAACTGCGGACACCGGTCACCGGCCTGCTCACCGCGGCCGAGCTGCTGCCGCCGGGCCGCCCCTCGGAACTCGTACGGGACCGGGCCCAGGCCATGCGCACCCTCGTCGAGGACGTGCTGGAAGTCGCGCGGCTGGACGGGTACGCCGAACGGGCCGAACTCCAGGACGTGGCGCTGGGCGAGTTCGTCACCCGGCGCGTACGGGCCCTGAACCCCGACGTCACGATCGACGTCGTACGGGACGCGGAGGTCAGCACCGACCCGCGCCGCCTGGAACGCATCCTGGGCAACCTGATCGCCAACGCCGCCCGCCACGGCAAGCCGCCCATCGAGGTCACCGTCGAGGGCCGCGTCATCCGTGTCCGCGACCACGGCACCGGCTTCCCCGAGGCCCTGCTCCGCGAGGGCCCCAGCCGTTTCCGTACGGGCAGCAGCGACCGCGCCGGCCGCGGCCACGGCCTGGGCCTGACCATCGCCGCCGGCCAGGCCCGCGTCCTGGGGGCCCGCCTGACCTTCCGCAACGCCGACGAACTCACCGACGGCAGCACCGGCGCCGTCTCCGTGCTCTGGCTCCCCGAAAACGCCCCCACCGACACCGGCAGCTTCCCCGTCCTCCACCTCCCCAACCGCCCCTGA
- a CDS encoding MDR family MFS transporter, giving the protein MVLFALMIAMLLAMLDNMIVGTAMPTIVGELGGLNHLSWVVTAYTLATAASTPIWGKLGDMYGRKGVFLTSIVIFLIGSALSGMAQDMGQLIGFRAVQGLGAGGLMVGVMAIIGDLIPPRDRGKYQGMMAGVMAIAMIGGPLVGGAITDHLGWRWSFYINLPLGAIALVAITAVLHLPKKRAQARVDYVGAALLTIGITSLVLMTTWGGTEYDWASAQILGLGALAVVALVAFVLVERKVSEPVLPLHIFRNGNFSLITVVGFLVGFVMFGSMTFLPLFQQIVQGASATNSGLLLLPMLLSMMAVSLVAGRITTNTGKYKIFVVGGGALVTAGLALLSLMDVGTTRFTSGVYMAVLGAGMGFLMQTTMLIAQNSVEMKDMGVGSSSATLFRTIGGSFGVAIFGAIFTDKVQAVMQQRVGAGGASMTGGGAQLDQAGLAKLPAAIKDAYLHAVSDGTHLVFVWGAAISVIGFILAWFLKEVPLRGGPAKPAGSTEAV; this is encoded by the coding sequence ATGGTGCTTTTCGCGCTCATGATCGCGATGCTGCTCGCCATGCTGGACAACATGATCGTGGGCACCGCGATGCCCACGATCGTCGGTGAGCTGGGCGGGCTGAACCACCTCTCCTGGGTGGTCACCGCGTACACACTGGCGACCGCGGCCTCGACCCCGATCTGGGGCAAGCTCGGTGACATGTACGGACGTAAGGGCGTCTTCCTCACGTCCATCGTGATCTTTCTGATCGGCTCCGCGCTGTCCGGCATGGCGCAGGACATGGGCCAGCTCATCGGCTTCCGCGCCGTCCAGGGCCTGGGCGCGGGCGGTCTGATGGTCGGCGTCATGGCGATCATCGGCGACCTGATCCCGCCGCGGGACCGCGGCAAGTACCAGGGCATGATGGCCGGTGTCATGGCCATCGCGATGATCGGCGGACCGCTGGTCGGCGGCGCGATCACCGACCACCTCGGCTGGCGCTGGAGCTTCTACATCAACCTGCCGCTCGGCGCGATCGCCCTGGTCGCGATCACCGCCGTACTGCACCTGCCGAAGAAGCGCGCGCAGGCACGCGTGGACTACGTGGGCGCCGCGCTGCTGACCATCGGCATCACCTCGCTGGTCCTGATGACCACCTGGGGCGGTACGGAGTACGACTGGGCGTCGGCGCAGATCCTGGGGCTCGGCGCGCTGGCCGTGGTCGCTCTCGTGGCGTTCGTCCTGGTCGAGCGCAAGGTGAGCGAGCCGGTGCTGCCGCTGCACATCTTCCGCAACGGCAACTTCTCGCTGATCACCGTCGTCGGCTTCCTGGTCGGCTTCGTGATGTTCGGGTCGATGACCTTCCTGCCGCTGTTCCAGCAGATCGTCCAGGGCGCCTCGGCCACCAACTCGGGTCTGCTGCTGCTGCCGATGCTGCTCTCCATGATGGCCGTCTCGCTGGTCGCGGGCCGCATCACCACCAACACGGGCAAGTACAAGATCTTCGTGGTCGGCGGCGGTGCGCTGGTGACGGCCGGACTCGCTCTGCTGTCCCTGATGGACGTGGGCACCACCCGCTTCACCTCGGGTGTGTACATGGCGGTGCTCGGGGCCGGCATGGGCTTCCTGATGCAGACCACGATGCTGATCGCGCAGAACAGCGTCGAGATGAAGGACATGGGCGTCGGCTCCTCGTCCGCCACCCTCTTCCGTACGATCGGCGGCTCCTTCGGCGTTGCGATCTTCGGCGCGATCTTCACCGACAAGGTCCAGGCCGTCATGCAGCAGCGCGTCGGCGCCGGCGGGGCCTCGATGACCGGCGGCGGTGCCCAGCTCGACCAGGCCGGCCTGGCCAAGCTGCCGGCCGCGATCAAGGACGCCTACCTCCACGCGGTCTCCGACGGCACCCACCTGGTCTTCGTCTGGGGTGCGGCGATCAGCGTGATCGGCTTCATCCTGGCCTGGTTCCTCAAGGAGGTCCCGCTGCGCGGGGGCCCGGCCAAGCCGGCCGGGAGCACGGAGGCCGTCTGA
- a CDS encoding TetR/AcrR family transcriptional regulator, with the protein MATPQARRSNTRQRIQDVALELFAEHGYEKTSLREIAEKLDVTKAALYYHFKTKEDILIGLFQDLTRPIDELIEWGQEQPRTLETKKELIRRYSDALSTAAPLFRFMQENQATVRDLSIGESFKQRMLTLFELLKEPGAELADQVRCITALFSMHAGMFAMQHIEGDPEDKRKAILEVATELITTANPAGRQAAEGPEGREGPGGPEGLAGLA; encoded by the coding sequence ATGGCCACACCGCAGGCGCGCAGGAGCAACACCCGCCAGCGCATCCAGGACGTCGCCTTGGAGCTCTTCGCGGAGCACGGGTACGAGAAGACCTCGCTGCGCGAGATCGCGGAGAAGCTCGATGTCACCAAGGCGGCGCTGTACTACCACTTCAAGACCAAGGAAGACATCCTCATCGGGCTCTTCCAGGATCTGACCCGGCCCATCGACGAGCTGATCGAGTGGGGCCAGGAGCAGCCACGCACCCTGGAGACCAAGAAGGAACTCATCCGCCGCTACAGCGACGCGCTGAGTACCGCGGCTCCCCTTTTCCGCTTCATGCAGGAGAACCAGGCCACGGTCCGCGACCTGAGCATCGGCGAGTCCTTCAAACAGCGGATGCTCACCCTGTTCGAACTCCTCAAGGAGCCCGGGGCGGAACTGGCCGATCAGGTCCGCTGCATCACGGCGCTCTTCTCCATGCACGCGGGAATGTTCGCGATGCAGCACATCGAAGGCGACCCCGAGGACAAGCGCAAGGCCATCCTGGAGGTCGCCACCGAGCTGATCACGACCGCCAACCCGGCCGGCCGGCAGGCGGCGGAAGGGCCGGAGGGGCGGGAGGGGCCGGGAGGACCGGAAGGCTTGGCGGGCCTCGCTTAG
- a CDS encoding M23 family metallopeptidase translates to MSKFAIRRIEKKSAVRTRAAVMAAGIGVSVALGAGVATAAGQSGDVALTGLTSGFEAAVKAQAEAQQKAADAEKKAAEDKKRAAQEAAEAKARSWVKPVDSYTLGASFGLAGSHWSHNHSGQDFVVPSGTAVHAAHRGTVVKAGPNGGGDGPAYGNAIVIQHDGNTYTQYAHLSGIEVHVGQSVETGQEIGRSGSTGNSTGPHLHFEERTGPDYGMGVEPLKFLRDHGVSV, encoded by the coding sequence ATGTCGAAGTTCGCCATCCGCCGTATCGAGAAGAAGTCCGCCGTTCGTACCCGCGCCGCTGTCATGGCAGCGGGGATCGGCGTCTCGGTCGCCCTGGGCGCCGGCGTGGCCACCGCGGCCGGCCAGTCCGGTGACGTCGCGCTGACGGGGCTGACCTCCGGCTTCGAGGCGGCGGTCAAGGCGCAGGCCGAGGCTCAGCAGAAGGCGGCCGACGCGGAGAAGAAGGCCGCCGAGGACAAGAAGCGGGCGGCACAGGAGGCCGCCGAGGCCAAGGCCCGCTCCTGGGTGAAGCCGGTGGACTCCTACACGCTGGGCGCCTCGTTCGGGCTGGCCGGCAGCCACTGGTCGCACAACCACAGCGGTCAGGACTTCGTGGTGCCCAGCGGTACGGCGGTGCACGCCGCCCATCGCGGCACGGTGGTCAAGGCGGGCCCCAACGGTGGCGGTGACGGTCCGGCGTACGGCAACGCCATCGTCATCCAGCACGACGGCAACACCTACACCCAGTACGCGCACCTTTCGGGCATCGAGGTCCATGTGGGGCAGAGCGTGGAGACGGGCCAGGAGATCGGCCGCTCCGGCAGCACCGGCAACTCGACCGGCCCCCACCTGCACTTCGAGGAGCGGACGGGTCCTGACTACGGCATGGGCGTGGAGCCGCTGAAGTTCCTGCGGGACCACGGCGTCTCCGTCTAA
- a CDS encoding ATP-dependent Clp protease ATP-binding subunit, with product MFERFTDRARRVVVLAQEEARMLNHNYIGTEHILLGLIHEGEGVAAKALESLGISLEAVRQQVEEIIGQGQQAPSGHIPFTPRAKKVLELSLREALQLGHNYIGTEHILLGLIREGEGVAAQVLVKLGADLNRVRQQVIQLLSGYQGKEAATAGGPAEGTPSTSLVLDQFGRNLTQAARETKLDPVIGREKEIERVMQVLSRRTKNNPVLIGEPGVGKTAVVEGLAQAIVKGEVPETLKDKHLYTLDLGALVAGSRYRGDFEERLKKVLKEIRTRGDIILFIDELHTLVGAGAAEGAIDAASILKPMLARGELQTIGATTLDEYRKHLEKDAALERRFQPIQVAEPSLPHTIEILKGLRDRYEAHHRVSITDEALVQAAQLADRYISDRFLPDKAIDLIDEAGSRMRIRRMTAPPDLREFDEKIADVRREKESAIDSQDFEMAAGLRDKEKQLLAAKAKREKEWKAGDMDVVAEVDGELIAEVLATATGIPVFKLTEEESSRLLRMEDELHKRVIGQKDAIKALSQAIRRTRAGLKDPKRPGGSFIFAGPSGVGKTELSKTLAEFLFGDEDALISLDMSEFSEKHTVSRLFGSPPGYVGYEEGGQLTEKVRRKPFSVVLFDEVEKAHPDIFNSLLQILEDGRLTDSQGRVVDFKNTVIIMTTNLGTRDISKGFNLGFAAQGDVKTGYERMKNKVNEELKQHFRPEFLNRVDDTVVFHQLTEEDIIQIVDLMINKVDERLKDRDMGIELSGEAKSLLAKRGYDPVLGARPLRRTIQREIEDALSEKILFSELRPGHIVVVDVEGEGESAKFTFRGEEKAALPDAPPIESAAGGSGPNLSKEA from the coding sequence ATGTTCGAGAGGTTCACCGACCGCGCGCGGCGGGTTGTCGTCCTGGCTCAGGAAGAAGCCCGGATGCTCAACCACAACTACATCGGCACCGAGCACATCCTCCTGGGCCTGATCCACGAGGGTGAGGGTGTCGCCGCTAAGGCCCTGGAGAGCCTCGGGATTTCGCTCGAGGCGGTCCGCCAGCAGGTGGAGGAGATCATCGGCCAGGGGCAGCAGGCCCCGTCCGGCCACATCCCCTTCACCCCCCGTGCCAAGAAGGTGCTGGAGCTGTCGCTCCGCGAGGCCCTTCAGCTCGGCCACAACTACATCGGTACGGAGCACATCCTGCTCGGCCTGATCCGCGAGGGCGAGGGCGTCGCAGCTCAGGTCCTGGTGAAGCTGGGCGCCGATCTCAACCGGGTGCGCCAGCAGGTCATCCAGTTGCTCTCCGGCTACCAGGGCAAGGAGGCCGCCACCGCCGGCGGCCCGGCCGAGGGCACCCCCTCGACCTCCCTGGTCCTGGACCAGTTCGGCCGCAACCTCACCCAGGCGGCCCGCGAGACCAAGCTCGACCCGGTCATCGGGCGCGAGAAGGAGATCGAGCGGGTCATGCAGGTGCTGTCCCGCCGTACCAAGAACAACCCGGTGCTCATCGGCGAGCCCGGCGTCGGCAAGACGGCGGTCGTCGAGGGCCTGGCGCAGGCCATCGTCAAGGGCGAGGTGCCCGAGACCCTCAAGGACAAGCACCTCTACACCCTCGACCTCGGTGCGCTGGTCGCCGGCTCCCGTTACCGCGGTGACTTCGAGGAGCGCCTGAAGAAGGTCCTCAAGGAGATCCGCACCCGCGGCGACATCATCCTGTTCATCGACGAGCTGCACACCCTGGTGGGTGCGGGCGCCGCCGAGGGCGCGATCGACGCCGCCTCGATCCTCAAGCCGATGCTGGCCCGCGGTGAGCTCCAGACCATCGGTGCCACGACGCTGGACGAGTACCGCAAGCACCTGGAGAAGGACGCGGCCCTGGAGCGCCGCTTCCAGCCCATCCAGGTCGCGGAGCCCTCGCTGCCGCACACCATCGAGATCCTCAAGGGTCTGCGGGACCGCTACGAGGCCCACCACCGCGTCTCCATCACCGACGAGGCGCTGGTCCAGGCCGCCCAGCTCGCCGACCGCTACATCTCCGACCGCTTCCTGCCGGACAAGGCGATCGACCTGATCGACGAGGCCGGCTCCCGGATGCGCATCCGCCGGATGACCGCGCCGCCGGACCTCCGCGAGTTCGACGAGAAGATCGCCGACGTGCGCCGGGAGAAGGAGTCCGCGATCGACTCGCAGGACTTCGAGATGGCCGCGGGCCTGCGCGACAAGGAGAAGCAGCTCCTGGCCGCCAAGGCCAAGCGGGAGAAGGAGTGGAAGGCCGGCGACATGGACGTCGTCGCCGAGGTCGACGGCGAGCTGATCGCCGAGGTGCTGGCCACGGCCACGGGCATCCCGGTCTTCAAGCTCACCGAGGAGGAGTCCTCGCGCCTGCTCCGCATGGAGGACGAGCTGCACAAGCGCGTCATCGGGCAGAAGGACGCCATCAAGGCCCTCTCGCAGGCCATCCGCCGTACGCGGGCCGGCCTGAAGGACCCCAAGCGTCCTGGTGGCTCGTTCATCTTCGCCGGCCCGTCCGGTGTGGGTAAGACCGAGCTGTCCAAGACGCTCGCCGAATTCCTCTTCGGTGACGAGGACGCGCTGATCTCCCTGGACATGTCGGAGTTCAGCGAGAAGCACACGGTTTCCCGGCTCTTCGGTTCTCCCCCCGGTTACGTGGGTTACGAAGAGGGCGGCCAGCTCACCGAGAAGGTGCGCCGCAAGCCGTTCTCCGTCGTCCTCTTCGACGAGGTCGAGAAGGCCCACCCCGATATCTTCAACTCCCTTCTGCAGATCCTGGAGGACGGTCGGCTGACCGACTCCCAGGGCCGCGTCGTGGACTTCAAGAACACGGTCATCATCATGACGACCAACCTGGGGACCCGGGACATCTCCAAGGGCTTCAACCTGGGCTTCGCCGCCCAGGGAGATGTCAAGACCGGTTACGAGCGAATGAAGAACAAGGTCAACGAAGAGCTCAAGCAGCACTTCCGGCCGGAATTCCTCAACCGTGTCGATGACACCGTGGTCTTCCACCAACTGACCGAGGAAGACATCATCCAGATCGTCGACCTCATGATCAACAAGGTGGACGAGCGGCTCAAGGACCGCGACATGGGCATCGAGCTCAGCGGCGAGGCCAAGTCGCTGCTCGCCAAGCGCGGCTACGACCCGGTGCTGGGCGCCCGCCCGCTGCGCCGGACGATCCAGCGCGAGATCGAGGACGCCCTCTCGGAGAAGATCCTCTTCAGCGAGCTGCGTCCGGGACACATCGTGGTCGTCGATGTCGAGGGCGAGGGTGAGAGCGCGAAGTTCACCTTCCGCGGCGAGGAGAAGGCGGCCCTGCCGGACGCCCCGCCGATCGAGTCCGCCGCCGGCGGCTCGGGCCCGAACCTGAGCAAGGAGGCGTAG
- a CDS encoding SCO3374 family protein: protein MSVAPPRPCGPLATVRRWYEDELGWATAGSDPVELLTGVRFDALEMPADAGYAVLRRVPETGPVALVKGPWNGRPTMLALIAAGSAEELPGLLEWLEWGPLVPDLTARGAGDRMPAPSPRGFGAREAAGWVRPPEPGREVETTLPVTGVGAGFGGDNGTPPTKRKGRAPDLVRLVSAAATECHRARLTRSRNARTQADRGYGDQPLAFSYASRMSAGTRPRSLTL from the coding sequence ATGTCCGTCGCGCCCCCGCGCCCCTGCGGCCCCCTCGCCACCGTCCGGCGGTGGTACGAGGACGAGCTGGGCTGGGCGACCGCCGGAAGCGACCCCGTGGAGCTGCTGACCGGCGTGCGTTTCGACGCGCTGGAGATGCCCGCCGACGCCGGGTACGCGGTCCTGCGCCGGGTACCGGAGACCGGCCCGGTCGCCCTGGTCAAGGGCCCGTGGAACGGCCGTCCGACGATGCTGGCGCTGATCGCCGCGGGCAGCGCCGAGGAGCTGCCCGGGCTCCTGGAGTGGCTGGAGTGGGGTCCGCTGGTCCCGGATCTCACGGCGCGCGGCGCCGGGGACCGGATGCCCGCCCCCTCACCCCGCGGATTCGGCGCGCGGGAGGCCGCGGGGTGGGTGCGGCCTCCCGAGCCGGGGCGCGAGGTGGAGACGACCCTGCCCGTCACGGGGGTGGGGGCAGGATTCGGGGGCGATAACGGGACTCCCCCTACGAAACGTAAGGGGCGTGCCCCCGATCTCGTACGACTCGTGAGCGCGGCGGCGACGGAATGCCACCGTGCCCGGTTGACGCGTTCTCGTAATGCTCGGACTCAAGCGGATCGCGGATACGGCGATCAGCCGTTGGCCTTCTCGTACGCCTCACGGATGTCGGCGGGGACACGGCCGCGGTCGTTGACGTTGTAG
- a CDS encoding Lsr2 family protein: protein MAQKVQVLLVDDLNGGEADETVTFALDGKSYEIDLTTANAQKLRESLAEFVKAGRRTGRAAGGRGKARVASSGGKQDTAEVRKWAKENGYNVNDRGRVPADIREAYEKANG, encoded by the coding sequence GTGGCACAGAAGGTTCAGGTTCTTCTTGTCGACGACCTCAACGGCGGCGAGGCCGACGAGACCGTGACGTTCGCTCTCGACGGCAAGTCCTACGAGATCGACCTCACCACCGCCAACGCCCAGAAGCTCCGCGAGTCGCTCGCGGAGTTCGTGAAGGCGGGCCGCCGGACCGGACGCGCGGCCGGTGGCCGCGGCAAGGCCCGGGTGGCTTCCTCCGGCGGCAAGCAGGACACCGCGGAGGTCCGTAAGTGGGCGAAGGAGAACGGCTACAACGTCAACGACCGCGGCCGTGTCCCCGCCGACATCCGTGAGGCGTACGAGAAGGCCAACGGCTGA
- a CDS encoding amino-acid N-acetyltransferase codes for MPPLTNGLTIRRARTSDVPAVRRLIDSYSRDGILLGKATVTLYEDIQEFWVAERDQDAEVVGCGALHVMWEDLAEVRTLAVDPALKGAGVGHLLLDKLLRTAGWLGVRRIFCLTFEVDFFAKHGFVEIGETPVDGDVYSELLRSYDEGVAEFLGLERVKPNTLGNSRMLLHL; via the coding sequence ATGCCGCCGCTGACAAATGGCCTCACCATCCGCCGCGCCAGGACCAGCGATGTGCCGGCCGTACGCCGGCTCATCGACTCCTACTCCCGGGACGGGATCCTGCTCGGCAAAGCCACGGTCACGCTTTACGAGGACATCCAGGAGTTCTGGGTGGCCGAACGCGACCAGGACGCGGAGGTCGTCGGCTGCGGCGCTCTGCACGTCATGTGGGAAGACCTGGCGGAGGTGCGTACGCTGGCCGTGGACCCGGCTCTGAAGGGCGCGGGCGTGGGACACCTGCTCCTGGACAAGCTGCTGCGCACGGCGGGCTGGCTCGGAGTGCGACGTATTTTCTGCCTCACCTTCGAAGTCGACTTCTTCGCCAAGCACGGCTTCGTGGAGATCGGTGAGACGCCTGTCGACGGTGATGTGTACAGCGAGCTGCTGCGTTCCTATGACGAGGGTGTTGCGGAGTTCCTCGGTCTCGAACGAGTGAAGCCCAACACCCTGGGCAACAGTCGCATGCTTCTGCACCTGTGA
- a CDS encoding BlaI/MecI/CopY family transcriptional regulator, whose product MPRRLGDLEDAVMTRVWEWNRPVTVREVLEDLQKERSIAYTTVMTVLDNLHQKGWVRREAEGRAYRYEAVSTRAAYSAALMNEAWSASDNPAAALVAFFGMMSPEQRYALRDAVRMVQGDEPAAGEPSPSGADAEGTGDDGEGTGEDPEETGEVAGEETAEETAEETAEAAEPPARAAQPPAEPARPAQRARPRTPEVPGSGPAASGR is encoded by the coding sequence GTGCCGAGACGCTTGGGTGATCTGGAAGACGCGGTCATGACGCGGGTCTGGGAGTGGAACCGCCCGGTGACCGTTCGAGAAGTCCTGGAAGATCTGCAGAAGGAACGGTCGATCGCCTACACCACGGTCATGACCGTATTGGACAACCTCCATCAGAAGGGCTGGGTCCGACGGGAAGCAGAAGGCCGCGCCTATAGATATGAGGCGGTCTCCACTCGTGCCGCCTACTCGGCCGCACTGATGAACGAAGCCTGGTCCGCCAGTGACAACCCCGCGGCGGCTCTGGTGGCCTTCTTCGGCATGATGTCGCCGGAACAGAGGTATGCCCTACGGGATGCCGTACGCATGGTGCAAGGAGACGAACCGGCCGCCGGCGAACCGTCCCCTTCCGGGGCAGACGCGGAAGGGACCGGGGACGATGGGGAAGGGACCGGGGAAGACCCGGAAGAGACCGGGGAAGTAGCCGGGGAAGAGACCGCAGAAGAGACCGCGGAAGAGACCGCAGAAGCCGCGGAACCGCCCGCCCGAGCCGCACAGCCCCCGGCGGAACCGGCGCGGCCGGCACAACGCGCCCGGCCGCGGACGCCGGAAGTACCCGGGAGCGGACCGGCCGCCTCGGGGCGATAA
- a CDS encoding type III pantothenate kinase: MLLTIDVGNTHTVLGLFDGEDIVEHWRISTDARRTADELAVLLQGLMGMHPLLGDELGDGIGGISICSTVPSVLHELREVTRRYYGDVPAILVEPGVKTGVPILMDNPKEVGADRIINALAAVELYGGPAVVVDFGTATTFDAVSERGEYVGGVIAPGIEISVDALGVKGAQLRKIELARPRSVIGKNTVEAMQSGILYGFAGQVDGVVGRMARELAADPDDVTVIATGGLAPMVLGESSVIDEHEPWLTLIGLRLVYERNVSRP, translated from the coding sequence ATGCTTCTCACCATCGATGTCGGCAACACCCACACCGTTCTCGGCCTGTTCGACGGCGAGGACATCGTCGAGCACTGGCGGATCTCCACCGACGCCCGGCGCACCGCCGACGAACTCGCCGTGCTGCTCCAGGGCCTGATGGGCATGCACCCGCTCCTGGGCGACGAACTGGGCGACGGCATCGGTGGCATCTCCATCTGCTCCACCGTCCCCTCCGTCCTCCACGAGCTGCGCGAGGTCACCCGCCGCTACTACGGGGACGTGCCGGCGATCCTCGTGGAACCGGGCGTCAAGACGGGTGTGCCGATCTTGATGGACAACCCGAAGGAGGTCGGCGCCGACCGGATCATCAACGCGCTGGCGGCGGTCGAGCTGTACGGCGGGCCGGCCGTGGTCGTCGACTTCGGTACGGCCACGACCTTCGACGCGGTCAGCGAGCGCGGGGAGTACGTCGGCGGGGTGATCGCCCCGGGTATCGAGATCTCCGTCGACGCCCTGGGTGTCAAGGGCGCCCAGCTCCGCAAGATCGAACTGGCCCGGCCGCGCAGCGTCATCGGCAAGAACACGGTCGAGGCGATGCAGTCCGGCATCCTGTACGGCTTCGCGGGCCAGGTCGACGGCGTGGTCGGGCGGATGGCCCGCGAACTGGCCGCCGACCCGGACGACGTGACGGTCATCGCGACCGGCGGTCTGGCGCCGATGGTCCTCGGGGAGTCCTCGGTCATCGACGAGCACGAGCCCTGGCTGACGCTGATCGGGCTGCGGCTCGTCTATGAGCGCAACGTGTCCCGTCCGTAG